One Nitrospinota bacterium genomic region harbors:
- a CDS encoding NYN domain-containing protein — MKKKAAFFFDGQNLFHCAKEAFGYEFPNYDPLKLAEKICELKDWSLGGVRFYTGVPEEKDHYFMHYFWSQKIRRMKRQGLITFTRPIRHGKEKGIDIRIALDMVRMARHDNFDVVVVFSQDQDLSEAVDEVKDIARLNGKPIHIASVYPLSGGSKNRRGINHTEWIPVDKTIYDACIDHNEYRPSPKPK; from the coding sequence ATGAAGAAAAAAGCCGCTTTCTTTTTTGATGGCCAAAATCTTTTCCATTGCGCCAAGGAAGCTTTCGGCTATGAATTCCCCAATTACGATCCATTAAAGCTTGCTGAAAAGATATGTGAATTGAAAGATTGGAGCTTGGGGGGAGTTCGGTTTTATACTGGTGTCCCTGAGGAGAAAGATCACTATTTCATGCACTATTTCTGGTCTCAAAAAATCCGCCGCATGAAAAGGCAGGGACTGATCACTTTCACAAGACCCATAAGGCATGGCAAAGAAAAGGGCATTGATATCCGGATAGCGCTGGATATGGTGCGCATGGCAAGGCACGATAACTTTGATGTGGTGGTTGTTTTCAGCCAGGATCAAGATTTGTCAGAAGCTGTTGACGAGGTAAAGGATATCGCCCGTTTAAACGGCAAGCCTATACATATCGCTTCAGTGTATCCATTAAGCGGCGGATCGAAAAACCGGCGAGGCATCAACCATACCGAATGGATACCGGTTGACAAAACCATTTATGACGCATGTATAGATCACAACGAGTACAGACCTTCGCCAAAGCCTAAATAA
- the atpE gene encoding ATP synthase F0 subunit C, giving the protein MAVMFIAPMAFAQHEPAAAAASAGSEGRYEGFYSYIALGCVVGLGLAAAGGGIGMGSAVSGAVNAMARNPGFYGRIFTNMLIGLALIESLVIYTLVVVLLLLYANPLK; this is encoded by the coding sequence ATGGCCGTGATGTTCATTGCCCCGATGGCGTTCGCCCAGCATGAGCCGGCCGCGGCCGCCGCTTCCGCCGGTTCCGAAGGGCGCTATGAAGGGTTCTACAGCTACATCGCTTTGGGCTGCGTGGTGGGCCTGGGCCTTGCCGCCGCCGGCGGCGGTATCGGCATGGGTTCCGCCGTCTCCGGCGCCGTGAACGCCATGGCCCGCAATCCCGGCTTCTATGGCCGCATATTCACCAACATGCTCATCGGCCTTGCGCTCATCGAGTCGCTGGTGATCTACACCCTCGTGGTGGTGCTGCTACTCCTGTACGCAAACCCGCTGAAATAG
- the atpB gene encoding F0F1 ATP synthase subunit A, which produces MKEPINYITIPGLEHQAHVTYTWVVMIGFIIMALLLRGAFRMVPSGFQNVMEVIVSELASFVDSILGHDGRKFFPLIGALAFFILCSNFIGLLPGCTSPTANVNTNIALALTVFVIYQSVGVSRHGIGYIKHFLGPVWWMMPLMFPIEVISHLARPLTLAVRLFGNIRGEDLVILVLGFLIPVFLPMPMIAFAVFTSVLQTLVFILLSMVYIAGALEEAH; this is translated from the coding sequence ATGAAGGAGCCTATTAACTATATTACGATTCCGGGGCTGGAGCACCAGGCCCACGTCACCTACACATGGGTGGTGATGATCGGCTTTATAATCATGGCCCTTCTTTTGCGCGGGGCGTTCCGGATGGTGCCGTCCGGCTTCCAGAACGTGATGGAAGTGATCGTCTCCGAGCTGGCGTCGTTTGTGGACTCCATACTGGGCCACGACGGGCGCAAGTTCTTCCCGCTGATAGGGGCGCTTGCTTTCTTCATCCTTTGCTCGAATTTCATCGGGCTTCTGCCCGGATGCACCTCGCCGACGGCCAACGTGAACACGAACATAGCCCTGGCGCTCACGGTGTTCGTGATATACCAGTCCGTGGGCGTGTCGCGCCACGGAATCGGCTACATAAAGCATTTCCTGGGGCCGGTGTGGTGGATGATGCCGCTGATGTTCCCCATAGAGGTGATCTCGCATCTTGCCCGGCCTTTGACGCTGGCGGTGCGGCTTTTCGGCAACATCCGCGGGGAGGACCTGGTGATCCTGGTGCTCGGGTTCCTTATCCCGGTGTTCCTGCCGATGCCGATGATAGCTTTCGCGGTGTTCACAAGCGTGCTGCAAACGCTGGTGTTCATCCTGCTTTCGATGGTTTATATAGCCGGGGCGCTCGAAGAGGCGCACTAG